The following are encoded together in the Bradysia coprophila strain Holo2 unplaced genomic scaffold, BU_Bcop_v1 contig_94, whole genome shotgun sequence genome:
- the LOC119085517 gene encoding serine/threonine-protein phosphatase PP2A 65 kDa regulatory subunit-like, whose protein sequence is MAHLRFGSIKNLSTIALELGEERARTELIPRLTIITYDEDEDLLSLAEQLGTFTDLIGGPDYAMYLIPPLMSLATVAKFVVRDKAVESLCIVAAQHSAADLETHLIPTLRTLASGDSYASRTSACALFSVCYPRVSLAVKAELREIFRQLCKDDTLMVRHAASKKLGEFSEVVGLEFLKSDIIPLFVQIAQDNQDSVRLVAVEACVIIAQLLRQEDVKYLVMPTLRNSLHDSSWRVRFMYADKLTDLQKAVGPEITNSDLVPALQYLLRDEKAEVRASAATKIKEFCKQLFVAGDTANQVSITSILPFVKELVFDIDPHVKSALASVIMGLSPILGPHNTIVHLLPLFLIQLKDECLEVRLNIISNLVCVNEVILIDQLSQSLLDSIEKLAKATEWRVRLAVIEYIPALAEKLGQDFFDQKLRGLCFQWLKDDLRSIRERAILTITKLVQMFGLAWAEQAIIPQILLMSSSKNYMYSKSYIT, encoded by the exons ATGGCTCAC TTGCGATTCGGTTCCATAAAAAATCTATCGACTATTGCATTGGAACTGGGAGAAGAAAGAGCCCGTACCGAGTTGATTCCTCGTTTAACGATAATCACCTACGATGAGGACGAAGATTTACTGTCTTTGGCTGAACAATTGGGAACATTCACAG ATCTTATTGGTGGACCTGATTACGCTATGTATTTGATTCCACCTTTGATGAGTTTAGCCACTGTTGCAAAATTTGTTGTACGGGACAAGGCCGTTGAATCGCTTTGCATTGTTGCCGCTCAACATAGTGCGGCCGATTTAGAGACCCATTTG ATTCCAACTCTGCGGACCCTTGCCTCCGGAGACAGTTATGCTTCACGAACCTCTGCGTGTGCtcttttttcggtttgttATCCGCGCGTTTCGTTGGCAGTCAAAGCAGAACTACGAGAAATTTTCCGGCAACTGTGCAAGGACGATACGCTGAtg GTTCGTCATGCCGCTTCGAAGAAACTTGGAGAATTTTCTGAAGTCGTTGGGTTAGAATTCCTAAAATCGGATATCATACCGTTGTTCGTTCAGATAGCCCAAGACAATCAGGACTCTGTTCGTTTGGTAGCTGTTGAAGCTTGCGTAATCATCGCCCAACTATTGAGACAGGAAGATGTCAAATATTTAGTTATGCCCACATTACGTAATAGTCTGCATGATTCGTCGTGGCGTGTACGTTTCATGTATGCTGATAAATTGACGGATCTACAGAAGGCCGTCGGACCGGAAATAACAAACTCTGATTTGGTACCAGCTCTTCAATATCTTCTCCGAGACGAAAAGGCTGAGGTACGTGCGTCAGCTGCGACAAAAATAAAGGAGTTTTGTAAACAACTATTCGTCGCCGGAGACACAGCCAATCAGGTGTCCATCACGTCAATTTTGCCATTTGTCAAGGAATTGGTCTTTGATATCGATCCGCATGTCAAATCGGCATTGGCTTCTGTCATTATGGGTTTGAGTCCCATTCTAGGACCACATAATACGATCGTGCATTTGTTGCCGTTGTTTTTGATTCAGTTGAAAGATGAGTGTCTTGAGGTTCGACTGAACATCATTTCGAATTTGGTCTGTGTTAACGAAGTGATTTTAATCGATCAGTTGTCACAG tCACTCCTTGATTCAATCGAGAAATTAGCCAAAGCCACCGAATGGCGAGTTCGTTTAGCAGTTATTGAATACATCCCCGCTTTAGCTGAGAAATTGGGACAAGACTTTTTCGATCAAAAGCTACGTGGGCTATGTTTTCAATGGTTAAAAGATGATCTGCGGTCGATAAGAGAGCGTGCTATTTTGACGATAACGAAATTAGTTCAAATGTTCGGCTTAGCCTGGGCCGAACAGGCGATTATTCCCCAAATACTGTTGATGTCAAGCAGCAAAAACTACATGTACAGTAAGTCTTACATCACATAG